From the Streptomyces nigrescens genome, one window contains:
- a CDS encoding PTS sugar transporter subunit IIA — translation MAALSDLLPVAAVRLDVRAADWREAIRAAGGLLTETGATAGAYTAEMIRNVEENGPYIVIAPGFAFAHARPSPAVHRTGLSWVRLEQPVEFGHASNDPVHLVVGLAAEDSGAHTAAMAALAKLLADPAAARALQEAADPEALRAVLAGETGKSGETAETGETGVAGERGARPPGGAAAVHKILTVCGNGVGTSLFLKNTLEQVLDRWGWARHVTVEATDTISAKGKASEAVAILTSREIARTLGEVGVPVTVVEDFTSGREVDRALRATYDV, via the coding sequence ATGGCAGCGCTGAGTGATCTTCTCCCCGTGGCGGCCGTACGCCTCGACGTCCGGGCGGCGGACTGGCGGGAGGCGATACGTGCGGCGGGCGGACTGCTGACGGAGACGGGCGCCACCGCCGGCGCCTACACCGCGGAGATGATCCGCAACGTCGAGGAGAACGGGCCGTACATCGTCATCGCGCCCGGCTTCGCCTTCGCCCACGCCCGCCCCTCACCCGCCGTGCACCGGACCGGACTGTCATGGGTCCGCCTCGAACAGCCGGTGGAATTCGGCCATGCGTCGAATGACCCGGTGCATTTGGTGGTGGGTCTGGCCGCCGAGGACTCCGGGGCGCATACGGCGGCGATGGCGGCCCTCGCGAAGCTTCTGGCCGACCCGGCGGCGGCTCGGGCCCTCCAGGAGGCCGCCGATCCGGAGGCGCTGCGTGCGGTGCTCGCGGGGGAGACGGGGAAGAGCGGGGAGACGGCGGAGACGGGGGAGACAGGGGTGGCGGGGGAGCGCGGTGCGCGCCCGCCTGGCGGGGCGGCCGCCGTCCACAAGATCCTTACGGTGTGCGGCAACGGCGTGGGTACCAGCCTGTTCCTCAAGAACACCCTGGAGCAGGTGCTCGACCGCTGGGGCTGGGCCCGCCATGTGACGGTGGAGGCGACCGACACCATCTCGGCCAAGGGCAAGGCCTCCGAGGCCGTCGCGATCCTCACCTCCCGGGAGATCGCCAGGACGCTGGGCGAGGTCGGCGTACCGGTCACGGTCGTCGAGGACTTCACCAGCGGCCGCGAGGTCGACCGCGCACTCCGCGCCACCTACGACGTCTGA
- a CDS encoding PP2C family protein-serine/threonine phosphatase: MDRSGEWILERIGRDRGPDRGRAAGRLAEVVDSRGFEVARPPAWMRWLPVAYVVFVLLLETVTPTPWAVSFLLIALPVIAAYTLGPVAVAAATVFAVVLEGVVAGTPCCTGHNIHMLWENHHVAAYVATGLVGALGVALAAHRRRQERDLVRAHSVAEALMRTLLRPVPHRVGHLLAAGLYRSGEVGTMVGGDLYDLRATPSGERAIIGDVRGKGLQAVRTVADILGSFREAVHDEGDLPAVATRMERRLAREAEDLLDDELFVTAALIEYDAAAHRVTIINHGHIEPVLISGGEVTPLIGPPALPLGLGALADEEPVAYTHPFAHGDVLLLCTDGLIEARDHTGAFYPLLDRLRHRFGGRTAPAPGPADVIDFLNTDLPRHTRVFHDDVALLALAPDDGSEV; encoded by the coding sequence GTGGACAGATCGGGTGAGTGGATCCTCGAGCGGATCGGCCGTGACCGCGGGCCGGACCGCGGCCGCGCGGCCGGCAGGCTGGCGGAGGTCGTCGACAGCAGGGGCTTCGAGGTGGCCCGTCCGCCCGCGTGGATGCGCTGGCTGCCGGTCGCCTACGTGGTGTTCGTCCTGCTGCTCGAAACCGTCACCCCCACGCCGTGGGCGGTGAGCTTTCTGCTCATCGCCCTGCCGGTGATCGCCGCCTATACCCTCGGCCCGGTCGCGGTCGCGGCGGCCACGGTCTTCGCGGTCGTGCTGGAGGGTGTGGTGGCCGGCACTCCGTGCTGCACCGGCCACAACATCCATATGCTGTGGGAGAACCACCATGTCGCCGCGTATGTCGCCACCGGCCTGGTCGGTGCGCTCGGGGTGGCGCTGGCCGCCCACCGGCGTCGCCAGGAGCGGGACCTGGTGCGTGCCCACTCGGTCGCCGAGGCCCTGATGCGGACCCTGCTGCGGCCGGTGCCTCACCGGGTCGGCCATCTCCTCGCGGCCGGTCTGTACCGGTCCGGCGAGGTCGGCACCATGGTGGGCGGTGACCTCTACGACCTCCGCGCCACCCCGTCCGGTGAGCGCGCCATCATCGGCGACGTCCGCGGCAAGGGACTCCAGGCCGTCCGCACGGTCGCCGATATCCTCGGCAGCTTCCGCGAGGCGGTCCACGACGAGGGCGATCTGCCGGCCGTGGCCACCCGGATGGAACGGCGACTGGCCCGCGAGGCCGAAGACCTCCTCGACGACGAGCTGTTCGTCACCGCCGCCCTGATCGAGTACGACGCCGCCGCCCACCGAGTGACGATCATCAACCATGGGCACATCGAGCCGGTCCTGATCTCCGGCGGCGAGGTGACGCCGCTCATCGGGCCGCCCGCACTGCCCCTCGGCCTGGGGGCGCTGGCCGACGAGGAGCCCGTCGCCTACACCCATCCCTTCGCCCACGGCGATGTCCTTCTCCTGTGCACCGACGGCCTGATCGAGGCCCGCGACCACACCGGCGCCTTCTACCCGCTCCTCGACCGCCTCCGCCACCGCTTCGGCGGCCGGACCGCCCCCGCCCCCGGCCCCGCCGACGTCATCGACTTCCTCAACACGGATCTACCGCGCCACACCCGCGTCTTCCACGACGACGTCGCGCTCCTCGCCCTCGCACCGGACGACGGAAGTGAGGTGTAG
- a CDS encoding DinB family protein, whose amino-acid sequence MTTTPARRDVGPPGVDSDEKSTLLAFLNYLRDAVTAKARGLADEQGRAAAVPSGTSILGLVKHVTAAEVYWFAWAFEGAGSAPPDLSMELAEGDSAESLLAAYRVAIERSNEIIERCDDVNRPCARAAGKAAALRSMRWVLVHMIEETARHAGHADILREQADGSVGR is encoded by the coding sequence GTGACCACCACTCCCGCGCGCCGCGATGTAGGTCCTCCCGGCGTCGACTCCGATGAGAAGTCCACGTTGCTGGCGTTCCTGAACTATCTGCGGGACGCCGTGACGGCGAAGGCGCGGGGCTTGGCGGACGAGCAGGGACGCGCTGCGGCGGTGCCCTCCGGCACCAGCATTCTCGGCCTGGTCAAGCATGTGACCGCGGCGGAGGTCTACTGGTTCGCCTGGGCCTTCGAGGGCGCCGGCAGCGCGCCGCCGGACTTGAGCATGGAGCTCGCCGAGGGGGACAGTGCGGAGAGTCTGCTCGCTGCCTACCGTGTGGCGATCGAGCGGTCCAACGAGATCATCGAGCGCTGCGACGATGTGAACCGCCCGTGTGCGCGGGCCGCCGGGAAAGCCGCGGCGCTGCGGTCGATGCGGTGGGTCCTGGTGCACATGATCGAGGAGACCGCCCGGCACGCGGGCCATGCCGACATCCTCCGGGAGCAGGCCGACGGCTCGGTCGGCAGATGA
- a CDS encoding helix-turn-helix domain-containing protein, producing MADPAPSTPPARDPELGFPPPGEVLHRLRTQRGMSLRQVAAECGLSVSFLAGLERGETDIALERLGRLAKVFDHDVGSFLGFSRGRATPSVFPREKQETLNRAPGVVYRVLRSPELGYQVVTGDFAPHSGLTEDLQHEGSDLIMATRGTLVARYNGRDHELRAGDCIQWSAGHPHTFRNDTDEPAQMVAVLFSSLY from the coding sequence ATGGCAGACCCGGCCCCCTCCACCCCTCCCGCACGGGATCCGGAACTCGGATTCCCGCCGCCCGGCGAGGTGCTGCACCGGCTCCGTACTCAGCGGGGGATGTCGCTTCGCCAAGTGGCGGCGGAGTGCGGGCTGTCCGTGTCCTTCCTGGCCGGTCTGGAGCGGGGCGAGACCGATATCGCGCTGGAGCGGCTCGGGCGTCTGGCCAAGGTGTTCGACCACGATGTCGGCTCGTTCCTGGGGTTCTCCCGGGGCCGGGCCACCCCCTCGGTCTTCCCCCGGGAGAAGCAGGAGACCCTGAACCGGGCGCCGGGTGTCGTCTACCGGGTGCTGCGCTCCCCGGAGCTCGGATATCAGGTGGTGACCGGGGACTTCGCACCGCACAGCGGCCTCACCGAGGACCTCCAGCACGAGGGCTCCGACCTCATCATGGCGACCCGGGGCACCCTGGTGGCCCGGTACAACGGCCGGGACCACGAGCTGCGCGCCGGCGACTGCATCCAGTGGTCGGCCGGTCATCCGCACACCTTCCGCAATGACACCGATGAGCCGGCCCAGATGGTCGCCGTACTGTTCTCCAGCCTCTACTGA
- a CDS encoding DMT family transporter gives MISPSPPLGSGERSAARSGVPDTAARPAGRLAELPARAALVVVWSSGFLSGTLGLRYAAPYTFAALRFAVAGLALLAVAGLRRQRLPRGRRLLHLAVAGVLVQAVQFSSIYAGMDLGVPSGLAALIIGLYPLTASLLAVPLLHERVSAGQLLGLVVGLGGVALAVAEGIRLSLDSLPGLGFLTLGLLGISAGTVYQKRFCGQMEPVSGNAVQLLAASLVVLVPALLAEGWDVQFTAAYWPVLLWSALVNSVVGVGLLYRLLQRHGTSQVSSLFQLVPMSTAGLGALVLGQRIGPLTLGGLVLATAGTLLAHRVRH, from the coding sequence GTGATCAGTCCCAGTCCGCCGCTCGGGAGTGGCGAGCGGTCCGCAGCCCGGAGCGGTGTGCCGGACACCGCCGCACGGCCCGCGGGGCGCCTTGCCGAACTGCCCGCCCGGGCGGCCCTCGTGGTCGTCTGGAGTTCGGGGTTCCTCTCCGGCACGCTCGGTCTGCGGTACGCGGCGCCCTACACCTTCGCGGCGTTACGCTTCGCCGTCGCCGGGCTGGCGCTGCTGGCCGTCGCCGGGCTCCGCCGTCAGCGGCTGCCCCGGGGGCGCCGGCTGCTGCATCTGGCCGTCGCCGGAGTGCTCGTCCAGGCCGTGCAGTTCTCCAGCATCTACGCGGGGATGGACCTCGGAGTGCCGTCCGGGCTGGCGGCCCTGATCATCGGGCTCTACCCGCTGACCGCTTCGCTGCTGGCGGTACCGCTGCTCCACGAGCGGGTCTCGGCGGGCCAGTTGCTGGGCCTCGTCGTCGGGCTCGGCGGGGTGGCCCTCGCGGTCGCCGAGGGGATCCGGCTGTCCCTCGACTCGCTGCCGGGACTGGGTTTTCTCACGCTGGGGCTGCTGGGCATCTCCGCCGGCACCGTCTACCAGAAGCGGTTCTGCGGGCAGATGGAGCCGGTGAGCGGCAATGCCGTACAACTGCTGGCCGCCTCGCTGGTGGTGCTGGTGCCCGCGCTCCTCGCCGAGGGCTGGGACGTGCAGTTCACCGCCGCGTACTGGCCGGTGCTGCTGTGGAGTGCGCTGGTCAACTCCGTCGTCGGCGTCGGTCTGCTCTACCGCCTCCTCCAGCGCCATGGGACGAGCCAGGTCAGCAGCCTGTTCCAGCTGGTCCCGATGAGCACGGCGGGGCTCGGCGCGCTGGTGCTCGGACAGCGGATCGGCCCGCTCACCCTCGGCGGGCTGGTGCTCGCCACGGCCGGCACCCTGCTCGCCCACCGTGTCCGACACTGA
- a CDS encoding MFS transporter gives MDSMNQLTDTGRRAPATAPPQVARLRRAISLFFALDGFVFAGWVVRIPAIKEQIHASAGALGLALLGVSVGSVATMLLTGKLCRRYGNHPVTVVTAALLSLSVALPPLTHSALHLGLVLLLFGAAYGGLNVAFNAAAVDLAEAVRRPILPSFHAAFSAGGLVGAGLGGLLAPRLSPLCHLLLLTATGLVVTAYAGRVLLRTPGPPATGQVPRRDGTDAVPGCGRAAVGRTRLFVTLYGLITLCTAYGEGALADWGSLHLSADLRTGPGAAAAGYAVFALLMTVSRMSGTWLLERLGDTPVLVAGGLLAAVGMLVGALAPQLWLVYLGYALTGLGLANVFPVAVGGAGALAGPHGVAVASTLGYSGILLGPPSIGFLAEAYGLPGALTTIAALAALAALLGRVVGRGRVGRRGRRRAPC, from the coding sequence ATGGACTCCATGAACCAGTTGACGGACACCGGCCGGCGCGCTCCGGCCACCGCTCCCCCGCAGGTGGCGCGCCTGCGCCGGGCGATCAGCCTGTTCTTCGCCCTCGACGGCTTTGTGTTCGCGGGGTGGGTGGTGCGCATCCCCGCCATCAAGGAACAGATCCACGCCTCGGCCGGAGCACTCGGACTGGCCCTGCTGGGGGTGTCGGTGGGATCGGTCGCCACGATGCTGCTGACCGGCAAGCTGTGCCGCCGCTACGGCAACCATCCGGTGACGGTGGTGACGGCGGCCCTGCTGTCGCTGTCGGTCGCCCTGCCCCCGCTGACGCATTCGGCCCTTCATCTCGGTCTCGTCCTGCTGCTGTTCGGAGCCGCGTACGGGGGCCTCAATGTCGCCTTCAACGCGGCGGCCGTGGATCTGGCCGAGGCGGTCCGGCGCCCGATCCTCCCCTCGTTCCACGCGGCGTTCAGTGCGGGCGGACTGGTGGGTGCTGGACTCGGCGGGCTCCTCGCCCCGCGACTGAGCCCGCTGTGCCACCTGTTGCTGCTGACGGCGACCGGGCTCGTGGTCACCGCCTACGCGGGCCGGGTGCTGCTGCGGACGCCCGGGCCGCCGGCCACCGGCCAGGTTCCGCGCCGCGACGGGACGGACGCGGTGCCGGGGTGCGGCCGGGCGGCGGTGGGCCGTACCCGGCTGTTCGTCACGCTCTACGGGCTGATCACCCTGTGCACGGCGTACGGCGAGGGCGCACTGGCCGACTGGGGCTCGCTGCATCTCTCCGCGGACCTGCGCACGGGGCCGGGTGCGGCGGCGGCCGGATACGCGGTGTTCGCGCTGCTGATGACGGTCTCCCGGATGTCGGGCACCTGGCTCCTGGAGCGGCTGGGCGACACCCCCGTCCTGGTGGCCGGTGGCCTCCTCGCGGCGGTGGGGATGCTGGTGGGAGCGCTGGCCCCGCAGCTGTGGCTGGTGTACCTGGGCTACGCGCTGACCGGACTGGGCCTGGCCAATGTCTTCCCGGTCGCGGTCGGCGGCGCCGGCGCCCTCGCCGGCCCCCATGGCGTCGCGGTGGCGTCGACCCTGGGGTACTCCGGCATCCTGCTCGGCCCGCCGTCGATCGGGTTCCTCGCCGAGGCGTACGGGCTGCCGGGGGCGCTGACCACGATCGCCGCGCTGGCCGCTCTGGCGGCGCTGCTCGGCCGGGTGGTCGGGCGCGGCCGGGTGGGCCGGCGCGGCCGACGGCGGGCGCCGTGCTGA
- a CDS encoding DUF5133 domain-containing protein, protein MPMAHPAVLRELVQEYETLELLHARQGKAEVRRRMDDIASTLCVSTGTRDVDAALMAARHRMPGAGVTRDSLVAG, encoded by the coding sequence ATGCCGATGGCCCACCCTGCGGTGCTGCGGGAACTCGTCCAGGAATACGAGACGTTGGAGTTGCTGCACGCGCGGCAGGGCAAGGCCGAGGTGCGCCGGAGGATGGATGACATCGCCTCCACCCTGTGCGTTTCCACCGGCACCCGCGATGTGGACGCGGCACTGATGGCGGCCCGCCACAGGATGCCCGGCGCCGGGGTGACGCGCGACTCCCTCGTCGCGGGCTGA
- a CDS encoding RNA polymerase sigma factor SigF, giving the protein MTTIVSETTTEQRQTHTASALPEVTQPQKVAPRDARELSKQFFERLQVLEEGTHEYQYARNTLIEMNMSMVRYVARRYRNRGDDMEDVIQVGTIGLIKAIDRFDLAREVEFSTFAVPYILGEIKRFFRDTGWAVHVPRRLQELRSDLAKAKEHLAAKLDRDPTVRELAAHLDLSEDDVIEGIVAANGYTAGSLDTPADPDPSEQRRTLVDVLGENDPALEAVEDFQVLAPLLGTLDDRERRLIELRFGQEMTQSQIGEELGVSQMHVSRLLTRTLSKLRAGMLTER; this is encoded by the coding sequence ATGACCACCATCGTGAGCGAGACCACGACCGAGCAGCGACAGACCCACACGGCCTCTGCACTGCCGGAGGTGACGCAACCGCAGAAGGTGGCTCCTCGCGACGCGAGGGAGTTGTCGAAGCAGTTCTTCGAACGGCTCCAGGTTCTCGAAGAGGGCACGCACGAGTACCAGTACGCGCGGAACACCCTCATCGAGATGAATATGTCGATGGTGCGCTATGTCGCCCGCCGCTACCGCAATCGCGGCGACGACATGGAAGACGTCATCCAGGTGGGCACCATCGGTCTGATCAAGGCCATCGACCGGTTCGACCTCGCGCGTGAGGTGGAGTTCTCCACCTTTGCCGTCCCCTACATCCTGGGCGAGATCAAGCGGTTCTTCCGTGACACCGGCTGGGCCGTCCATGTGCCCCGCCGCCTTCAGGAGCTGCGCAGCGACCTGGCCAAGGCCAAGGAGCACCTCGCCGCCAAGCTCGACCGCGACCCCACCGTCCGCGAACTGGCCGCCCACCTCGATCTGTCGGAGGACGATGTCATCGAGGGCATTGTCGCCGCCAACGGCTACACCGCCGGTTCGCTCGACACGCCTGCCGACCCCGACCCGTCGGAGCAGCGCCGCACCCTCGTCGACGTCCTGGGGGAGAACGACCCGGCGCTGGAGGCCGTCGAGGACTTCCAGGTGCTCGCCCCGCTGCTCGGCACGCTCGACGACCGGGAACGGCGCCTCATCGAGCTGCGCTTCGGTCAGGAGATGACCCAGTCGCAGATCGGCGAGGAGCTGGGTGTGTCCCAGATGCATGTCTCCCGGCTGCTCACCCGCACCCTGTCGAAGCTTCGGGCCGGAATGCTCACCGAACGCTGA
- a CDS encoding CsbD family protein encodes MSASEKAKALAEQAIGKVKKEVGRAVGNESATAEGSAKESKGDLRGAKEKAKDAFKN; translated from the coding sequence ATGAGTGCCAGCGAAAAGGCCAAGGCCCTCGCCGAGCAGGCCATCGGCAAGGTCAAGAAGGAAGTGGGACGAGCCGTCGGGAACGAAAGCGCCACCGCCGAGGGTTCCGCAAAGGAATCCAAGGGGGATCTCCGCGGAGCAAAGGAGAAGGCCAAGGACGCCTTCAAGAACTGA
- a CDS encoding FUSC family protein, giving the protein MAGEVSGRRTRPARTGRMARVRRWWGRALGSEGHERSTVLLIAKGTLAATIAWVISYHLLHAQSPAFAPFSAVLIMQVTVYQSLLQSSRYVGAVVAGVAVQAALGFLVGPDVPAFALVALVALTIGRWPALGSQGSQVATAAFFAFSTYVSATSTLDKVTQLGQIILLVLIGCGIGVLVNVTVLPPLRYRSAEHGIRTLAHALCDLVSDIYPALRERGLDEERTGRWRARAEQTGELVTQARTGLRMARESLHYNPRRLFRRGRAHTYFEGYAAVLEALERTLRQVAALTRSLDKWSADEDRYRYGAFLASYADFLESLSHITRVFADLDEDRLGDQTSQLHQLADEAQNYRRRLAEQAERDDLPLTDPGRPYGVLVIEAARLMEEFQYTCDVLQHHVER; this is encoded by the coding sequence ATGGCCGGAGAAGTCAGCGGGCGACGGACACGACCGGCCCGGACGGGGCGGATGGCCCGCGTCCGGCGGTGGTGGGGGAGGGCACTGGGGTCGGAGGGCCATGAGCGCTCCACGGTGCTCCTCATCGCCAAGGGCACCTTGGCGGCGACGATCGCCTGGGTGATCTCCTACCACCTCCTGCACGCACAGTCGCCCGCCTTTGCCCCGTTCTCCGCAGTGCTGATCATGCAAGTGACCGTCTACCAGTCGCTGCTGCAGTCCTCGCGCTACGTGGGCGCAGTGGTGGCGGGCGTCGCGGTGCAGGCCGCCCTGGGCTTTCTCGTCGGGCCCGACGTGCCGGCGTTCGCCCTGGTGGCGCTGGTGGCGCTCACCATCGGACGGTGGCCGGCGCTCGGCTCGCAGGGCTCCCAGGTGGCCACCGCGGCGTTCTTCGCCTTCTCCACCTATGTCTCCGCCACCTCGACGCTCGACAAGGTCACCCAGCTGGGGCAGATCATCCTGCTGGTCCTCATCGGCTGCGGGATCGGCGTCCTCGTGAACGTCACCGTGCTGCCGCCGCTGCGCTACCGCAGCGCCGAACACGGCATCCGCACCCTGGCCCACGCCCTGTGCGACCTGGTGAGCGACATCTACCCGGCGTTGCGTGAACGGGGACTCGACGAGGAGCGCACCGGGCGGTGGCGGGCGCGGGCCGAACAGACCGGAGAACTGGTCACCCAGGCCAGAACGGGACTGCGGATGGCCCGGGAGAGCCTGCACTACAATCCGCGCCGGCTCTTCCGCCGCGGCCGGGCACACACCTACTTCGAGGGTTATGCCGCGGTGCTGGAGGCGCTGGAGCGCACCCTGCGGCAAGTCGCCGCACTGACCCGCAGCCTGGACAAATGGAGTGCGGACGAAGACCGTTACCGCTACGGCGCCTTTCTGGCGAGCTACGCCGATTTCCTGGAATCCCTCTCCCACATCACCCGCGTCTTCGCTGACCTCGACGAGGACCGGCTCGGCGACCAGACATCCCAGCTGCACCAACTGGCCGACGAGGCACAGAACTACCGCCGACGGCTGGCCGAACAGGCGGAGCGGGACGACCTGCCGCTCACGGACCCCGGCCGCCCCTATGGAGTGCTGGTCATCGAGGCCGCCCGTTTGATGGAGGAGTTCCAGTACACCTGTGACGTTCTCCAGCACCATGTCGAACGGTGA
- a CDS encoding SigB/SigF/SigG family RNA polymerase sigma factor — MNTVFEDVCDTPLQAPYDAPSPRAGRYSTTLPRIEDTGSVTPHDAKALTPLFFERLAELEEGTPEYQYARNTLIEMNLSLVRYVASRYRSHSDQMEDIVQVGTIGLIKAIDRFDLSRRTDFAAFAIPHVLGEIKRFFRDTSWAVHVPRRLQELRIDLAQAMEHLSALLDREPTVKELAEHLQLTEEEIIEGIVAGNGYTAVSLHLSCDGESTQGAGGPAFADLLGATDPATEHVEDRYALASLLQQLDERDRLIVHLRFDREMTQAQIGAVLGISQMHVSRLLTRIIKQLRKGMLGQQ, encoded by the coding sequence ATGAACACGGTTTTCGAGGACGTATGTGACACACCCCTGCAGGCGCCTTATGACGCGCCGTCACCGCGGGCCGGAAGATATTCCACCACGCTTCCGCGCATCGAGGACACCGGGAGTGTGACTCCCCATGACGCCAAGGCGCTGACGCCGCTGTTCTTCGAGCGGCTCGCGGAACTCGAAGAGGGCACCCCCGAGTATCAGTACGCCCGCAATACGCTCATCGAGATGAACTTGTCCCTGGTGCGCTATGTGGCCTCCCGGTACAGGAGTCACAGTGACCAGATGGAGGACATCGTCCAGGTCGGCACCATCGGTCTCATCAAGGCCATCGACCGGTTCGACCTCTCCCGCCGCACGGATTTCGCGGCGTTCGCCATTCCCCATGTCCTCGGGGAGATCAAGCGGTTCTTCCGCGACACCAGCTGGGCCGTCCATGTCCCGCGCCGTCTGCAGGAACTCCGCATCGACCTGGCCCAGGCGATGGAGCATCTGTCCGCCCTCCTTGACCGGGAACCCACCGTCAAAGAGCTGGCCGAGCACCTGCAGCTCACGGAAGAGGAGATCATCGAGGGCATCGTGGCCGGCAACGGCTACACGGCCGTCTCCCTGCACCTCTCCTGCGACGGCGAGTCGACGCAGGGCGCCGGCGGACCCGCCTTCGCCGACCTTCTCGGCGCGACCGACCCCGCCACGGAGCACGTCGAGGACCGGTACGCCCTGGCCTCACTCCTGCAACAGCTCGACGAGCGCGACCGGCTGATCGTGCATCTGCGCTTCGACCGGGAGATGACCCAGGCCCAGATCGGTGCGGTGCTCGGTATCTCCCAGATGCATGTCTCCCGACTGCTCACCCGCATCATCAAGCAGCTGCGCAAGGGCATGCTCGGCCAGCAGTGA
- a CDS encoding STAS domain-containing protein — MTHAVEDEAFVVRVSGSLDHDSAPLLEEACALAEDSGAPRTVVDLSLTDFADSTVLHVLLAAQRAHHRQQRKLVVAGPFHEVVRRLFDVTGTAGYFTLADDMPGALGS, encoded by the coding sequence GTGACCCACGCTGTCGAGGACGAGGCCTTTGTCGTCCGCGTCAGCGGGTCCCTCGATCACGACAGCGCCCCTCTACTGGAAGAGGCCTGCGCGCTGGCGGAGGATTCCGGCGCTCCACGTACCGTCGTCGATCTGTCGCTCACCGACTTCGCCGACTCCACGGTGCTGCACGTCCTGCTTGCCGCCCAGCGCGCCCATCACCGGCAGCAGCGCAAGCTCGTCGTCGCCGGCCCGTTCCACGAGGTCGTCCGCCGGCTCTTCGATGTCACCGGCACCGCCGGATACTTCACGCTGGCCGACGACATGCCGGGCGCGCTGGGGTCCTGA
- a CDS encoding ferritin-like domain-containing protein yields the protein MADFLTDITTLRDRARREIEKGPVTEAYGADLERVLQVLNEALATEIVCTLRYKRHYYTASGLYSEPVAAEFLEHAAQEQEHADKVAQRIVQLGGKPDFNPETLTQRAHAGYDASDDLLEMIKEDLVAERVAIASYTEITKWLGDGDPTTRRVFEELLAQEEEHADDLRGLLERIPQDKQAD from the coding sequence GTGGCTGACTTTCTCACCGACATCACCACCCTCCGCGACCGCGCCCGCCGCGAGATCGAAAAGGGGCCGGTCACCGAAGCGTACGGAGCCGATCTGGAGCGCGTTCTGCAGGTGCTGAACGAGGCGCTGGCCACGGAAATCGTGTGCACCCTGCGGTACAAGCGGCACTATTACACGGCTTCCGGTCTCTATTCGGAGCCGGTCGCGGCGGAGTTCCTGGAACACGCCGCACAGGAGCAGGAACACGCCGACAAGGTGGCGCAGCGCATCGTTCAGCTCGGCGGGAAGCCCGACTTCAACCCGGAAACCCTGACGCAGCGGGCGCACGCCGGGTACGACGCCAGCGACGACCTCCTGGAGATGATCAAGGAAGACCTGGTGGCCGAACGTGTGGCCATCGCCTCGTACACGGAAATCACGAAGTGGCTGGGTGACGGCGACCCGACCACACGACGCGTATTCGAAGAACTGCTGGCGCAGGAGGAAGAGCACGCGGACGATCTGCGGGGGCTGCTGGAACGCATTCCGCAGGACAAGCAGGCCGATTGA